In the genome of Pelobacter seleniigenes DSM 18267, one region contains:
- a CDS encoding TRAP transporter large permease encodes MDFITAGILCIFLLLLLMGLGLQIGLSFVLSGIVVSTLLLGFDSSLSLLGQAAYFSIATPTWASIPLFVLMGAFAAGGGLARRAYTGVYAMSQGLKGSLGIATCFSCAVFGAVSGSSIATTAIFGKMALPEMNRLNYDKSFSAGCIASAGTFASMIPPSMMMIIYALFTQQSVGKLFAAGVVPGLMTAFTYVAMILFLVKRNPKIAPAAAERYRSSAERWKDAGQIWPVAIIAGVVLGGIYSGWFTPTEAAAAGSLITLVFGWMLGSFRKFSEVTLAMKESANTTAMLFLINIGALFYSRILAVTRLPTELTMMLQGLEVPRVVILLGILAVMFLLGMIMVPVGIYALTLPIVFPMLVALGYDPIWFGVIALKLTEIGSITPPVGLNVFAMKGVIPKEMKISIEDIFKGVWPFCICDLIVLTLLIIFPRISLWLPNLLLG; translated from the coding sequence ATGGATTTTATAACTGCCGGAATACTCTGTATCTTTTTATTGCTGCTGCTGATGGGCCTCGGTCTGCAGATCGGCTTGTCCTTTGTGCTCAGCGGCATTGTCGTCAGCACTCTGCTCCTCGGCTTTGACAGTTCGCTGTCCTTGCTCGGCCAGGCGGCCTATTTTTCGATTGCGACTCCGACCTGGGCGTCAATTCCCCTGTTTGTTCTCATGGGCGCCTTCGCCGCTGGCGGCGGTCTGGCCCGGCGGGCCTATACCGGGGTCTACGCCATGAGCCAGGGACTGAAGGGCTCGTTGGGGATTGCCACCTGTTTCAGCTGTGCGGTGTTCGGCGCGGTGTCCGGTTCCTCCATCGCCACAACCGCCATTTTTGGCAAGATGGCCCTGCCGGAAATGAACCGGTTGAATTATGACAAGTCTTTTTCCGCCGGGTGCATCGCTTCGGCCGGGACATTCGCGTCGATGATTCCGCCGAGCATGATGATGATCATCTACGCTCTGTTTACCCAGCAGTCGGTCGGCAAGCTGTTTGCCGCCGGCGTGGTCCCCGGGCTGATGACCGCTTTCACCTATGTGGCCATGATTCTGTTTCTGGTCAAGCGCAATCCGAAGATCGCCCCGGCGGCGGCCGAGCGCTACCGGAGCTCTGCCGAACGCTGGAAAGACGCCGGGCAGATCTGGCCGGTGGCGATTATTGCCGGTGTTGTCCTGGGCGGAATCTATTCCGGCTGGTTTACGCCGACTGAAGCGGCTGCGGCTGGCTCGCTGATCACCCTGGTGTTCGGCTGGATGCTCGGCTCCTTTCGCAAGTTCAGTGAAGTGACCCTGGCCATGAAAGAGTCGGCGAATACCACGGCCATGCTGTTTTTGATCAATATCGGCGCGCTGTTTTACAGCCGGATTCTGGCTGTGACCCGGCTGCCCACCGAGTTGACGATGATGTTGCAGGGGCTGGAAGTGCCGCGCGTCGTCATTCTCCTTGGCATCCTCGCGGTGATGTTCCTGCTCGGCATGATCATGGTGCCGGTGGGGATTTATGCCCTGACCCTGCCGATTGTGTTCCCGATGCTGGTTGCGCTGGGCTACGATCCCATCTGGTTCGGCGTCATCGCCCTGAAATTGACTGAAATCGGTTCGATCACCCCGCCGGTAGGGCTGAATGTTTTTGCCATGAAGGGGGTCATCCCGAAAGAGATGAAGATTTCCATCGAAGATATCTTCAAAGGGGTGTGGCCGTTTTGTATCTGCGACCTGATTGTTTTGACGTTGCTGATCATTTTCCCCCGTATTTCGCTCTGGCTGCCCAACCTGCTGTTAGGGTAG
- a CDS encoding SDR family oxidoreductase — protein sequence MDLGLKDKGVIVMASSSGLGKAVACEFAREQAKVMLFSPFEDQLKEAQAEIKAETGNAPEYFVGDITKAEDIKQLVATTVAKFGGVYALVNNTGGPPAGTFDAFDDETWQKAYELTLLSYVRAVREVLPHMRAAGTGRILCSTSSSIKAVLDNLILSNTFRSGVVGLAKTLSQELGKDGILVNVIAPGRIGTARIDQLDQIRADKAGISVEQLQQNTFKTIPLGRYGEPAEYGKLSAFLCSEANTYITGQSVLVDGGLVKAL from the coding sequence ATGGATTTAGGATTGAAAGACAAGGGGGTCATTGTTATGGCCTCCAGTTCGGGACTGGGCAAGGCGGTCGCCTGCGAATTCGCCCGCGAACAGGCCAAGGTCATGCTGTTCAGCCCCTTTGAGGATCAGCTCAAAGAAGCCCAGGCCGAGATCAAGGCGGAAACCGGCAACGCCCCGGAATACTTTGTCGGGGATATCACCAAAGCCGAGGACATCAAACAGCTGGTCGCCACCACCGTGGCCAAATTCGGCGGGGTCTATGCCCTGGTCAACAACACCGGTGGTCCGCCGGCCGGCACCTTTGATGCCTTTGACGACGAAACCTGGCAGAAAGCCTATGAGCTGACCCTGCTCTCCTATGTCCGCGCGGTCCGCGAAGTGCTGCCGCACATGCGCGCCGCGGGCACGGGGCGGATTCTCTGCTCGACCTCGTCATCGATCAAGGCGGTGCTCGACAACCTGATCCTGTCCAACACCTTCCGCAGCGGCGTCGTCGGCCTGGCCAAGACCCTCTCCCAGGAACTGGGCAAGGACGGCATCCTGGTCAATGTCATCGCCCCGGGGCGGATCGGCACCGCGCGGATCGACCAGCTCGACCAGATCCGCGCCGACAAGGCGGGAATTTCGGTGGAGCAGCTGCAACAGAACACCTTCAAGACCATTCCGCTGGGACGCTACGGTGAACCGGCCGAGTACGGCAAGCTGTCGGCGTTCCTCTGTTCCGAAGCCAACACCTACATCACCGGCCAGTCGGTCCTGGTCGACGGGGGGCTGGTCAAGGCCCTGTAA
- a CDS encoding TRAP transporter substrate-binding protein has product MNCLQASSRKFLIFSLLMACLVVLNVASVEAGSIKLKYSDHDPPNGMRTGFVEKVWLQEIQNQLGDKVKIQDFWGGTLLGAKEILKGVGDGVTQMGFVYPGHYPGQMPAHTIFKLFPRGPVKFEDMIWFYRTVYKEVPEFEAELKKANVMTMVFTAGLPGAFVGKNPLNSLADIKGEKWRAGDKWSLRFLENVGASPVSVPWGDVYMSLQTGTIDGCFTNYDGLHLMKFDEVAPHLLVSKSLWYGMPFLHMINRSTFEKLPQDVQAGLLKASEIAEQKFAKVYDEAFDQIKAEEIAAGAQVTELSTADIDQWADADNLAKLQAVWVKEAEDAGLKTAATVLEKVKAIHQRAMAREL; this is encoded by the coding sequence ATGAATTGCCTACAAGCTTCATCGCGAAAGTTTCTGATTTTTTCCCTTCTTATGGCCTGCCTGGTGGTGCTGAATGTTGCCAGTGTTGAGGCGGGCAGCATTAAATTAAAATATTCCGATCATGATCCGCCCAATGGCATGCGTACGGGTTTTGTTGAAAAGGTCTGGTTGCAGGAAATTCAAAACCAGCTGGGCGATAAAGTGAAGATCCAGGATTTCTGGGGTGGCACCCTGCTTGGAGCCAAAGAGATCCTGAAAGGGGTCGGCGATGGCGTTACGCAGATGGGTTTTGTTTACCCAGGTCACTATCCTGGTCAGATGCCGGCCCATACCATTTTCAAGCTGTTTCCAAGGGGGCCGGTCAAATTTGAGGATATGATTTGGTTTTACCGCACGGTTTACAAGGAAGTTCCCGAATTTGAGGCCGAGCTGAAAAAAGCCAACGTCATGACCATGGTCTTTACCGCCGGTCTGCCGGGCGCCTTTGTCGGCAAGAACCCGCTTAACAGCCTGGCCGACATCAAAGGGGAAAAGTGGCGTGCCGGAGATAAATGGAGTCTGCGTTTTCTGGAAAATGTCGGTGCTTCTCCGGTTTCCGTGCCCTGGGGCGATGTCTATATGTCTCTGCAGACCGGGACGATCGACGGATGTTTCACCAACTATGACGGCCTGCACCTGATGAAATTTGACGAGGTCGCTCCTCATCTGCTGGTGTCCAAATCCCTCTGGTACGGAATGCCGTTTCTGCACATGATCAATCGCAGCACTTTTGAAAAACTGCCGCAGGATGTTCAGGCCGGGCTGCTGAAAGCTTCGGAGATTGCCGAACAGAAATTCGCCAAGGTTTACGACGAAGCGTTCGATCAGATCAAAGCCGAGGAAATCGCGGCCGGGGCGCAGGTGACGGAATTGTCCACAGCCGATATTGACCAATGGGCCGATGCTGACAATCTGGCCAAACTGCAGGCTGTCTGGGTCAAGGAAGCCGAGGACGCCGGTCTGAAAACCGCAGCGACCGTGCTGGAAAAGGTCAAGGCGATTCATCAGCGGGCCATGGCGAGAGAGCTTTAA
- a CDS encoding dihydroorotase, whose protein sequence is MSSSSVDLLIKGDLVLSDRVLKESCVGVVAGKIVGIYAVEQAPAATETIDATGKLVFPGMVDAHVHSYSNLHEQFENSTAAAAAGGVTTIIEMPYDQGAPVFTPEIYREKIGWIAEKAKVDVALLATLKKEGNVEAIAPLAELGACGFKLSAFETDPYRFPRIDDNVLLEVLPELAKTGLTVGFHAENDVIIEALISRYREQGKTFPKAHCETRPPISETLAVGKLLEFAYWTGAALHIYHASHPRCIDMIDWYRQQGVNVSVETCPHYLILTEDDMAEKKAFAKINPPMRSAEAVAGMWQALLDGRIDWVASDHAPWPLEKKNNPDIFSNGSGAPGVESILPLLFSEGVVKRGLGVVRLAQLLALRPAERFKLAPRKGAISVGADADFAILDPTAEWVFDAAATQSSAKWSPYDGMRVQGKVVRTVLRGKTIFADGKVLAKGGDGCYVPAV, encoded by the coding sequence ATGTCTTCATCCTCAGTGGATTTATTGATTAAAGGGGATCTGGTCCTGTCCGACCGGGTCCTGAAAGAGTCCTGTGTCGGGGTGGTTGCCGGAAAGATTGTCGGCATCTATGCCGTGGAGCAAGCTCCGGCCGCGACGGAAACCATCGATGCGACCGGGAAGCTGGTGTTTCCGGGGATGGTCGATGCCCATGTCCATTCCTACAGCAACCTCCACGAACAATTTGAAAATTCCACGGCTGCGGCTGCGGCAGGCGGGGTCACGACGATCATCGAGATGCCCTACGACCAGGGGGCGCCGGTGTTTACTCCGGAGATCTATCGGGAGAAGATCGGCTGGATCGCTGAGAAAGCCAAAGTTGATGTTGCCCTGCTGGCCACCCTGAAGAAAGAAGGGAATGTCGAGGCGATTGCGCCGCTGGCGGAATTGGGTGCCTGCGGGTTCAAATTGAGCGCGTTTGAGACCGACCCCTACCGCTTTCCGCGGATCGACGATAATGTCCTCCTTGAGGTTCTGCCGGAGTTGGCCAAAACCGGTCTCACCGTTGGGTTTCACGCGGAAAATGATGTTATCATTGAAGCTTTGATCAGCCGTTACCGGGAGCAGGGTAAGACCTTCCCCAAAGCCCATTGCGAAACCCGCCCGCCGATTTCCGAAACCCTGGCGGTCGGCAAGCTCCTCGAATTCGCCTATTGGACCGGGGCGGCTCTGCATATCTATCACGCCTCGCACCCGCGTTGCATCGACATGATCGACTGGTATCGGCAGCAGGGCGTCAATGTCAGCGTGGAGACCTGCCCCCATTACCTGATCCTGACCGAAGACGATATGGCAGAGAAAAAGGCTTTTGCCAAGATCAATCCACCGATGCGCAGTGCCGAAGCGGTCGCCGGGATGTGGCAGGCGTTGCTCGACGGCCGGATTGACTGGGTTGCTTCAGATCATGCCCCCTGGCCGCTGGAGAAAAAGAACAACCCGGATATTTTCAGCAACGGTTCCGGAGCGCCGGGAGTGGAATCGATTCTGCCGCTGCTCTTCAGCGAAGGTGTGGTCAAGCGTGGTCTGGGTGTGGTGAGGCTGGCCCAGCTGCTGGCCCTACGCCCGGCCGAGCGCTTCAAACTGGCACCGCGTAAAGGGGCGATCAGCGTTGGTGCCGATGCTGATTTCGCGATTCTCGATCCGACAGCGGAATGGGTTTTTGATGCCGCCGCTACCCAGTCATCGGCCAAATGGTCCCCCTATGACGGCATGCGCGTGCAGGGCAAAGTGGTGCGGACCGTATTGCGCGGCAAAACCATTTTTGCCGACGGCAAGGTCCTGGCCAAGGGCGGCGACGGTTGCTACGTCCCGGCGGTCTGA
- a CDS encoding helix-turn-helix transcriptional regulator, producing MNTKRVHLGSHCPSILGSDGLPVLRMPDNWKGISIEETIVPKIAECGPQYTGMPVLVFGLKGSAKRWYRCGSRKLTLHTGVPEFDIYGATYERDYARWENEPGSCLRLSLTPSVLQRYLPEQSFQFDLETSYLNIDKPLRDTVLLLANEFKSGHRNGSLYAEGLSLSILGWLNKHYAIKKNISKVPQKLTPRQQMQIRDFIEMAMESDLTIERMASELNISPSHFSVLFRSSFGVPPHQYVMKRRLDRAAYLLRAEPERSIMDIAIATGFSSQAHMTFAFKRYMKQTPACWKTG from the coding sequence ATGAATACCAAAAGGGTACATTTAGGGAGTCATTGTCCATCAATATTAGGCTCAGATGGCCTTCCAGTACTCCGCATGCCAGACAACTGGAAGGGTATCTCCATTGAAGAAACAATCGTTCCCAAAATAGCAGAATGCGGCCCTCAGTACACAGGTATGCCGGTATTGGTATTCGGCCTGAAAGGATCAGCCAAGCGCTGGTATCGTTGTGGCAGCAGAAAACTTACCCTGCATACCGGGGTTCCTGAATTCGATATTTACGGGGCAACCTACGAGCGGGACTACGCTAGGTGGGAGAATGAGCCCGGGTCATGCCTTCGCCTCAGCTTAACGCCGTCAGTTCTGCAGCGCTATCTGCCAGAACAATCCTTCCAATTTGATCTGGAAACAAGCTACCTGAATATTGACAAACCATTAAGAGACACTGTTCTTTTACTGGCTAACGAATTTAAATCAGGGCACCGTAATGGCAGCCTTTATGCTGAAGGATTGTCCTTGTCGATTCTTGGCTGGCTGAACAAGCACTACGCCATCAAGAAAAATATTTCTAAGGTTCCTCAAAAACTCACTCCCAGACAACAGATGCAAATAAGGGATTTCATCGAGATGGCCATGGAATCTGATTTGACCATTGAGAGAATGGCGTCGGAGCTAAACATCAGCCCCAGTCATTTTTCCGTACTTTTCCGCTCATCATTCGGCGTTCCACCCCATCAGTATGTGATGAAAAGACGCCTTGACAGGGCAGCCTATTTATTGCGTGCAGAACCAGAGCGCTCAATTATGGACATCGCCATAGCAACAGGTTTTTCGAGTCAAGCCCATATGACTTTTGCGTTCAAGCGTTACATGAAGCAGACACCTGCTTGTTGGAAGACCGGCTAA
- a CDS encoding MFS transporter, translating into MKHIYFTTKTSPHFTPASRCLPCRVGILVLMTFGTMINYLHRIVLGIAAPAIAQDFQIDETMMGVVFAAFSWTYAMAQIPGGACLDRFGTKFTYFISVTIWSLFTTLHASAVGLKSLLFYRFGLGLAQAPCFPANARILSAWFPRHERARATAIFTVGEFISIACFSPLLFWILIEMGWRSLFFIVGVAGLLFSILWHRVYSDPCPVISEVKTEDHGLHLEKKISSQNYSTKPFSRAEVLKLLQCRQVLGMSLGGFSGNTVLIFFLTWFPTYLATEHHMEWIQTGFFAIFPFLAAAVGVMVGGSLSDYLLARNKPANVARKLPILLGLLLASNIMWANYTENNSLVIVILSIAFFGQGMSALGWTLVADIAPRNLVGLTGGICNFSSNIAGIATPIVIGVIFSKTGSFHYALMYVSIMAILGLCSYLFIIGDIKRVELGSHAEQ; encoded by the coding sequence ATGAAACACATATATTTTACGACTAAAACCAGTCCCCATTTTACGCCCGCCAGTCGCTGCCTCCCTTGCCGAGTTGGCATATTGGTCCTGATGACTTTCGGAACGATGATCAACTATCTTCACCGGATTGTTCTGGGTATTGCGGCACCGGCAATTGCCCAGGATTTTCAAATTGATGAAACCATGATGGGAGTTGTTTTTGCCGCTTTTTCATGGACCTATGCAATGGCACAAATCCCTGGCGGAGCCTGCCTCGATCGCTTTGGCACCAAGTTCACTTACTTTATCTCTGTCACGATCTGGTCGCTTTTTACGACCTTGCACGCCAGCGCTGTCGGTCTGAAATCATTACTGTTCTACCGGTTTGGATTAGGTCTGGCTCAAGCCCCCTGTTTCCCAGCCAATGCACGTATTCTCAGCGCCTGGTTTCCCAGGCACGAACGGGCACGTGCCACAGCGATTTTCACAGTCGGTGAATTTATCTCGATTGCCTGTTTTTCGCCCTTACTTTTTTGGATTCTCATTGAAATGGGGTGGCGCTCACTGTTTTTTATTGTTGGTGTTGCGGGGTTATTGTTCAGCATTCTCTGGCATCGAGTTTACTCTGATCCTTGCCCGGTCATAAGCGAGGTCAAAACCGAAGACCACGGCCTTCATTTAGAAAAAAAAATCTCTTCGCAGAACTATTCGACCAAGCCGTTTTCAAGAGCTGAGGTTCTGAAGTTGCTGCAATGTCGTCAAGTTTTAGGCATGAGTCTGGGAGGCTTTTCAGGGAATACGGTTCTCATATTCTTTTTGACCTGGTTCCCAACCTACCTGGCAACAGAACACCATATGGAATGGATTCAAACCGGTTTTTTTGCAATTTTCCCTTTTCTGGCGGCAGCAGTCGGAGTCATGGTTGGTGGCAGTCTGTCGGACTATCTCCTGGCTCGCAATAAACCTGCCAATGTTGCTCGCAAACTTCCGATCCTGCTGGGCCTACTCCTTGCGTCCAACATCATGTGGGCCAACTATACTGAAAACAATAGCTTGGTGATCGTTATCCTCTCCATCGCTTTTTTCGGCCAGGGAATGTCTGCATTAGGCTGGACGCTGGTCGCCGATATCGCCCCCAGAAACCTGGTCGGCTTAACCGGGGGAATCTGTAATTTTTCATCGAATATCGCTGGCATAGCCACGCCGATTGTGATCGGTGTTATCTTTTCCAAAACGGGGTCATTTCATTATGCTCTGATGTATGTAAGCATCATGGCCATTCTGGGCCTATGCTCCTACTTGTTTATCATCGGAGACATCAAACGGGTTGAACTAGGGTCCCATGCCGAACAGTGA
- a CDS encoding TRAP transporter small permease has translation MTAIIEKVNQFLSGFCGFLMLGMMLLLMADIVFRACGIPLQGMAELSVFVMIIVIYLGLARCEQHGEHVSLELVSNALPRRIRHVVMIIAQLLAIVTIAILLYAVFENTLDSYANNESLEGTLGLRIWPVKALMVCGLVCFLLQAGSNLVKLLKNNSAA, from the coding sequence ATGACGGCGATTATTGAAAAAGTGAACCAGTTTCTGTCCGGGTTCTGTGGTTTTCTGATGCTGGGGATGATGCTGCTACTGATGGCGGATATTGTTTTCCGGGCCTGTGGTATTCCGTTGCAGGGCATGGCAGAACTGTCGGTTTTTGTCATGATCATTGTGATCTATCTTGGCCTGGCCCGCTGTGAACAACATGGCGAGCACGTCAGCCTGGAACTGGTCAGCAATGCCCTGCCCAGGCGGATCCGCCATGTCGTGATGATCATTGCCCAACTGTTGGCCATCGTGACCATCGCCATTCTGCTCTATGCCGTATTTGAGAACACCCTCGATTCCTATGCCAATAACGAATCGCTGGAAGGAACCCTGGGGTTGCGGATTTGGCCGGTCAAAGCACTGATGGTGTGCGGCCTGGTCTGCTTTCTGCTTCAGGCGGGCAGTAATCTGGTCAAGCTCCTGAAGAACAACAGCGCGGCCTGA
- a CDS encoding fumarylacetoacetate hydrolase family protein, giving the protein MRLATIRIKGLETAAIVQDELVTTLASINEQLGSDWPTDILALLQQDRLAPLNAWYRAGGRDQVAALSGHAIPLAEASFAPLYRTPRKIFGIGLNYVDHAADLAEKAPSTEPASFFKPDTTIIGPGDAIKIPLQSEGTTAEAELGVIFGKECVDVERADWLSVVAGFTTIIDMTAEDILRRNPRYLTLSKSFESFFSFGPQLVTPDEIEDVMQLKVATIHNGRVHAENVVANMTFPPDFLVSFHSQVMKMYPGDIISTGTPRAVHISHGDQVACRIDGFAPLECPVIDKKTLRDS; this is encoded by the coding sequence ATGAGATTAGCCACCATCAGAATCAAAGGCCTGGAGACCGCGGCCATCGTCCAGGACGAGTTGGTCACCACCCTGGCCAGCATCAATGAACAGCTCGGCTCAGACTGGCCCACCGACATCCTCGCCCTGCTCCAGCAGGACCGCCTTGCACCCCTGAACGCCTGGTATCGCGCCGGCGGCCGGGACCAGGTCGCCGCCCTGTCCGGGCACGCCATTCCCCTGGCCGAGGCCAGCTTCGCTCCGCTCTACCGTACCCCCAGAAAGATCTTCGGCATCGGCCTGAACTATGTCGACCATGCCGCCGACCTGGCGGAGAAGGCCCCGAGCACTGAGCCGGCCAGCTTCTTCAAGCCGGATACCACCATCATCGGGCCGGGCGATGCCATCAAAATCCCGCTGCAGTCCGAAGGCACCACGGCCGAGGCGGAACTGGGCGTGATCTTCGGCAAGGAATGTGTCGATGTCGAACGCGCCGACTGGCTGAGCGTGGTTGCGGGTTTCACCACCATCATCGATATGACCGCCGAGGATATCCTCCGCCGCAACCCGCGCTACCTGACTCTGTCGAAAAGCTTCGAGAGCTTCTTCAGCTTCGGGCCCCAGCTGGTCACCCCGGATGAGATCGAGGACGTCATGCAGCTCAAGGTGGCGACCATCCATAACGGCCGGGTCCATGCCGAGAATGTGGTGGCCAACATGACTTTCCCGCCGGATTTCCTGGTCTCGTTCCATTCCCAGGTCATGAAGATGTACCCCGGCGATATCATCTCCACCGGCACCCCGCGGGCGGTCCATATCAGTCATGGCGATCAGGTCGCCTGCCGCATCGACGGCTTCGCACCGCTGGAGTGCCCGGTCATCGATAAGAAAACCCTCCGGGACAGTTAG
- a CDS encoding GntR family transcriptional regulator has protein sequence MTENNNRPSPLRAGDVQKIIEERIFSGALQPGDKVNEKALADELQISRGPIREALNALRHEGLIESIPNRGGFVSSLSVKEALDCYDVRGGLAYTAGKLLPFRISLAQLQELRQLHGQMEKLLTAEDVRGFYRINASFHALLFEITGNQPLITMNHTIERKLSLYLHQEMCNLVILRRSNTRHLEIINLIAEGRPEETARVFENHILEGKERLLESGR, from the coding sequence GTGACTGAAAACAACAATCGCCCGTCTCCTTTACGAGCCGGAGATGTTCAGAAAATTATCGAAGAGCGGATCTTTTCCGGGGCACTGCAACCAGGGGATAAGGTCAATGAAAAAGCCCTGGCCGATGAGTTACAGATCAGTCGGGGACCGATCAGGGAAGCACTGAATGCTCTGCGCCACGAGGGACTGATTGAGAGTATTCCGAACCGAGGTGGTTTTGTCAGCAGCCTGTCTGTCAAGGAGGCTCTTGATTGCTATGATGTGCGCGGCGGGCTGGCTTATACCGCGGGCAAACTGCTCCCCTTTCGGATCAGCCTTGCCCAGCTTCAGGAGCTGCGCCAGCTGCACGGGCAAATGGAAAAACTCCTCACGGCAGAGGATGTCCGCGGTTTTTACCGCATCAATGCAAGTTTTCATGCCCTGCTTTTTGAGATCACCGGAAATCAACCGCTGATCACCATGAATCATACGATCGAACGCAAACTCAGCCTCTATCTGCATCAGGAGATGTGCAATCTGGTCATTCTCAGGCGTTCCAACACTCGGCATCTGGAGATCATCAACCTGATCGCCGAAGGGCGTCCCGAAGAGACCGCCAGGGTGTTCGAAAATCACATTCTGGAAGGGAAGGAGCGGCTGCTCGAAAGCGGTCGTTAG
- a CDS encoding pyridoxal phosphate-dependent aminotransferase, translating to MQIADRMAEIRFSGIRKILEQVNLLEKQGRHIIRLEIGRPDFDTPQHIKDAAIQALNNGQVHYSSNYGISQLSEAICNKLETENRVTYAPQEVIVTAGANEAVFIAMMALLNPGDEVLIPDPCWVAYHPCATMAGATPVSVPLHFAKGFVPQVEDIAAQITPKTRMLVINTPQNPTGVVYGPETLQKLAQLAVEHNLYVLSDEIYERIIYDGARHVSIATFPGMRERTVIINGMSKIFSMTGWRLGYAAADRPLTDAMIRIHQNTMACATSFAQWGGVAALNGPQQPAEEMVAEFKRRRNFLYQALQEMPGVRPVHPSGAFYLFVNIEELGRSSEEVAMHLLEKAGVAVVPGSSFGRFGEGCLRISYANSYENLEIAVDRMSRALRELN from the coding sequence ATGCAGATCGCAGACAGAATGGCCGAAATCCGCTTTTCCGGAATCCGGAAAATCCTTGAGCAAGTTAACCTTTTGGAAAAACAGGGGCGTCACATTATTCGCCTGGAAATCGGCCGCCCCGACTTCGACACCCCGCAGCATATTAAAGATGCCGCTATTCAAGCGCTGAACAACGGACAGGTTCATTACAGCTCTAATTACGGCATCAGCCAACTGAGTGAGGCGATCTGCAACAAGTTGGAGACCGAGAACCGGGTGACCTATGCACCACAGGAAGTTATCGTCACCGCCGGCGCCAACGAAGCGGTGTTCATCGCCATGATGGCCCTGCTCAACCCCGGTGACGAAGTGCTGATTCCGGATCCCTGCTGGGTGGCCTATCATCCCTGCGCTACAATGGCCGGGGCCACCCCGGTTTCGGTTCCACTTCATTTTGCCAAGGGTTTTGTCCCCCAGGTCGAAGATATCGCCGCACAGATTACCCCGAAGACCCGCATGCTGGTCATCAACACTCCGCAAAACCCGACCGGCGTGGTCTATGGCCCCGAAACCTTGCAAAAGTTGGCGCAGCTGGCCGTCGAACACAATCTTTATGTGCTCTCCGACGAAATCTACGAGCGGATCATCTACGACGGTGCCCGTCATGTCAGTATCGCCACCTTTCCGGGCATGCGCGAACGGACCGTCATCATCAACGGCATGTCGAAAATCTTTTCCATGACCGGCTGGCGGCTGGGCTACGCCGCTGCGGACCGGCCCTTGACCGATGCCATGATCCGCATCCATCAGAACACCATGGCCTGCGCCACCAGCTTTGCCCAGTGGGGAGGGGTCGCTGCCCTGAACGGCCCCCAGCAACCAGCCGAAGAGATGGTGGCCGAGTTCAAACGCCGGCGCAATTTCCTCTACCAGGCGCTGCAGGAGATGCCGGGAGTGCGCCCGGTCCACCCCAGCGGGGCGTTCTACCTGTTTGTCAACATCGAGGAACTGGGTCGCAGTTCCGAAGAGGTTGCCATGCACCTGTTGGAGAAAGCCGGGGTCGCTGTGGTTCCCGGATCCTCCTTCGGCCGCTTTGGCGAGGGCTGCCTGCGCATCTCCTACGCCAACTCTTATGAAAATCTCGAAATTGCTGTCGACCGAATGAGTCGGGCACTGCGAGAACTGAACTGA